gcgacacTATTTGTATGGCCAAAAGTGtcatatatataccaatcataagagtttgaagtatctaaTGTTGTAGAAAGATTTGGTTTTAAGACAGAACAGATGGCTTGAGCTATTGAAGTCTCTATTTGCTTTGCGAGTGTTGAATACACGATTGTCAATGTCTGATGATGGCTCAATTTTAGCTGAATTAAAAGCTAGACTGATGTTTTTCCAATAGATTTACGAGGGTCATAAATGCCATGATGTGTTAATagctaaaaaaaaattgtgtgaGTCGACTCCAGATTCAAATTTTCAGATTGGGTTCGATGATTGTTTACTTTTTAAACGTAAAGTTTATGTGTCGAGGAATCCTGAGTTaattcagaaaattttgcaTGAAGCTCCTAGTGGTAGTTTGTCTATTTATCCTGGTAGCactaaaatgtacaatgatctAAAACAGAGGTATTGGTGGCCATGTATGAAGCAAGAGATTTCTGACTTCATATCGAGATGTTTAGTATATCAACAAGTTAAAGCTAAACACCAGATAAAATCCTAATAGAGATTTTGGTAAGCAGCACGCAAGTTCTAAAGCTTAAGCAACATCGGTCGCAAGTGTTGGTAGTGTTAAAGCCAACATGCCTGATTGTCAATGATGTGGGCGACGACACTTTGGTGAGTGTAGGATAAAAGACAAAGCCTATTTCAGATGTGGTTCGTAGGAACATTTTTTTCAGGATTGGCCTAAGTTACCTGATAAAGACAAGATTCAGACTATTCAGTTGAGTAATATAGTTGCGAGAGGGAGACCGTCGAGGAATCCTAGAAATATGGACAATAACCGAAGTGTGACTAAGGACTCAGTTGTAAGGTCCGAGGCAGGTGCACTAGCTAGAGCCTATGCGATCTGTATGAGAGAGGAAGCTTCTATTGCAGATTTTATTATTGGTACTCTTTCTATCTTTGACACTAAAgttactgctttgattgatcttGGATCAACTCATTTGCATGTATGCACGAATCTAGAGTCAAGTAaaaatttacctgttgagtccactgaatttgtggttagtGTATCGAACCCCCTAGGTTAGTATGTGTTTGTGGATAAAGTCTACAAGgattgtcctttgatgactcgAGGTTATAGCTTTCTGGCCAATTTGATGCTATTACcatttgataagtttgatgtgattctgggtatAGATTGGCTAACTCTACATGATGCTGTAGTGAATTGTAGATGAAAGTTTATTGTACTAAAATATCAGAATGGTGAGACACTTCAGATTGAATCAGATGAGGCGAGCGAGTTGCCTATACTTATTTCAGCTATGACAGTGCAGAAATATGTGGGAAAATGTTATAATGCGTAccttgcttatgttttggattCTAAAGTGTCTGAGTTGAAGCTTGAATCAATGCTTGTGGTTTGTGAATATCCAGATGTGTTTCCAAAAGAGTTACCCAGGTTACCACCGATCAGGGAGGTCGAATTTgatattgagttagtaccaggAACATCACCGATACCGATAGCTCCGTACAGAATGACTCCTACagagttgaaagaattgaaagctcagttgcaagagttaacAGATAGAGATTTTGCATGACCTAGTTTCTTgccttggggtgcaccagttttgttcgttaagaaaaaagatgggTCAACGAGAATGTGTATCGATTATCCACAGCTCAATAAAGTTAcgattaagaataagtatccattacTACAAATTGATGGTTTGTTAGAgcagttgaaaggtgcaaaggtattctcgaagattgatctaTGTTCTAGTTATTATCAGTTACGGTTTAAAGATTCAGATGTGCCGAAAAATGCATTTAGGaccaggtacggacattatgaatttcttgtgatgttgTTTGGTTTAACTAACACACTTGAAGTATTTatagatttgatgaatagaatttttcgACCATAGTTAGACAGATTCATCGtgacttttattgatgatattttgatctattcCTGAGACGAGATGGAGCATGCTAAACATTTGAGAGTTGTGTTGCAAACCCTGCGTGATAAACAACTTTTTGCCATCTTTAGAAAATGTGCATTTTGGCTTCAAGAAGTCGATTTTCTGGGACATATAGTATCAGCTGAATGCATTaaggttgatccgagtaaaattttagcagtTGTTGAATGGAAACCTCtagaaacatataaaaaattacaagttttctaggtttagctggttattacagaagatatggtgaaaaatgtcacatttatACTGATTacaagagtttgaagtatttaatgttgcagaaaaaattgaatatgagACAACGCAGATGACTCGAGTTGTTGAAAgactatgatttgattattgattatcatccaggtAAAGCAAATGTAGTGGTtgatgctctgagtagaaaaTCTCCGTTTGCCTTGCGAGCGTTGAATACACGGTTGTCATTGTCTATTGATGGTTCGattttagctgagttaaaagctaaaccatTGTTCTTACAACATTTTTGTGAGGCTCAGAAAGTCAATGATGCATTGATAGCTAAATAGAAATTTTGTGAGTCGACTCCTgattcatattttcaaattaggtCC
The Gossypium raimondii isolate GPD5lz chromosome 8, ASM2569854v1, whole genome shotgun sequence DNA segment above includes these coding regions:
- the LOC105793414 gene encoding uncharacterized protein LOC105793414, which encodes MCIDYPQLNKVTIKNKYPLLQIDGLLEQLKGAKVFSKIDLCSSYYQLRFKDSDVPKNAFRTRKCAFWLQEVDFLGHIVSAECIKVDPSKANVVVDALSRKSPFALRALNTRLSLSIDGSILAELKAKPLFLQHFCEAQKVNDALIAK